The stretch of DNA AGCCCTCCAGAAGGTGCGCGAGCGTGTTGATTTAGCCAAGTCAAAACTGCCCAGCGCAGCCGAAGACCCGCGCATTTTCGAGATCAATCTGGCCGAGTTTCCCATCATGCAGGTCAACATCTCCGGCGATTACAGCCTGGTCCGGCTGCGTGAGGTGGCGGAAAATCTCCAGGACGACCTGAAGCAAATTCCCAGCGTGCTGGAGGTGACCCTTTCCGGTGGGCTGGAGCGCGAGGTCCAGGTTGATGTGGACCTGACCAAACTCAAGTATTACGATCTCTCCTTTGACGATGTCATTAACGCAATCCGGGATGAAAACGTGACGACGCCCGGCGGCGCTATTGACGTGGGGGCAATGAAATACCTGGTGCGTGTGCCGGGCGAGTTCACCGCTACGGAGGCCATAGCTGACCTGGTGGTGATGACCCGACGAGGTCGGCCCATTTACGTGCGTGACTTAGCCACCGTTGATTTTGGCTTTAAAGAGCGGGACTCCTACGCCCGACTGGATCGCTCCCCGGTTGTATCTCTGGCGGTGAGTAAACGTAGCGGTGAAAATATTATCAAGACGGTCGAGTTAGTCCGGCAGATCATCCTCCAGGCGGAACCCGATTTCCCGCCGGGCACGCGGGTGAAGATCACTTCGGACCAGTCTGAAGATGTCAAGGACATGGTGAACAATCTGGAAAATAGCATTATCTCGGGACTGATCCTGGTGGTGGCGGTGCTGCTCTTTTTCCTGGGCGTGCGGACGGCAGCATTCGTGGGACTGGCCATTCCCCTATCCATGCTGCTTTCGTTCAGCATCATCCAACTGGCCGGGTTTACCATGAACTTCGTGGTTCTCTTTAGCCTCATCTTGGTGCTGGGCATGCTGGTGGATAATGCCATCGTTGTGGTGGAGAATACCTACCGCTTTCGGGAACAGGGCTACGACAAAGTGACCGCCGCCAAGTTGGCCCCGGGCGAAGTGGCCATGCCCATCATCGCCTCCACCGCCACCACGGTGGCGGCCTTTCTCCCGCTGGCCTTCTGGCCCGGCATCGTGGGAGAGTTCATGAAATTTCTGCCCATCACCTTGATCATCACCCTCAGTTCGTCCTTATTCGTGGGACTGGTAATCGTCCCCACTCTGTGCTCGCTGTGGCTGGAGCCGGAAGGGGCCCGAACGACAAAACTGACCCGCTCCATGCGTATGGCTCTGTGGGGCGCCGCCGCCCTGGCATTGTTGCTGGGACTGCTCACCAACTGGCTCACCACCCTATTGTTGACCGGGACGGCGGGTGTGTTCTATCTGCTGAATCATTACCTGCTTCATCCGGTGGGACACTGGTTCATGACGCGTTCTATGCCTGCAATCCTGAAGATCTACGAACGAGGCCTCCGCTGGGCTCTGGGCCACCGCATTATCATGTTGGCGAATGCTGTGCTGGCCCTGATTCTGGTCATGGTCGTCTTCGGCAAGTTCAACGCCGGAGTCGAATTCTTCCCTGAAAACATCCCTCCCTTTAGCGCTTACGTCCAGGTCGAAGCCCCCCTGGGCACCAATCTAGACCGGACCAACCACATCGCCGTGCGTATCGAAGAGGAGCTGCAACGACTGCCGGGCCAGGCAGACTATCAGTCCCTGGTGGGCACGGTAGGATCAAGCCTGTCCGGGGGGTTTGGCGCGCGGGGTGGCACTCACATGGCCACGATCGCGGTGCAATTCGTGGATATCCAGGACCGGGCCTATGACAGCTTCCAATCCCTGGAGGATATGCGGGCCATGCTGGATGATCGCCTTGCAGGAGCCAAGTTCTCGGTGGAAGAACCCGGCTTCGGACCGCCCACCGGTGCGCCTGTCAACATTGAAATCTCAGGGGAGGACTCTGATGTTTTGAAGCGGTTGGGTGACCGGGTCGTCGCTCACTTGGAGCGCTCCACCCTCTTTGCCAAACTGGACGGGCTGGAGAGCGACATGGCCGACGCACGACCCGAACTGGTGATCGAGGTAGACAGAGTCAAAGCTGCGCTCTATGGCCTCAACACGGGGGATGTGGGCTACACCATCCGCAGCGCCATCAACGGCACCGAGGCGTCCAAGTACCGGGACGGGGAAGACGAGTACGATATTATGGTCCGCTTGGCCAAACCCTACCGCGACGATCTGAATACTCTCAGCGACCTCAGCGTCGTAAATGATGAGGGACAGCAGATCCCCCTTTCCTCCATCGCCACGTGGCGGGTAGGCTTAGGCTCCGGCGATGTGAACCGCAAGAACCTCGAGCGGGTGGTGACCGTCTCCTCCGATGTGCGCCCAGGATACAACGAAAACGCCGTGCTCGGGGAGGTCCGGCAGCAACTGGCGGACTTCGAGGCATCACTGCCGGCGGGCTACCAGCTACGCTACACCGGACAACAAGAGGACCAGCAGGAATCCGAGGAGTTCCTCGGCGGTGCCTTTTTGATGGCCCTCCTACTGATCGCTTTGATTCTTATATCGCAATTCGATTCCGTGTTCAAACCCATCATCATCCTCAGTTGTGTCCTGCTCTCCACCATCGGTGTTTTCATCGGGCT from Candidatus Neomarinimicrobiota bacterium encodes:
- a CDS encoding efflux RND transporter permease subunit, with product MADTDHGSRVFREFRLTSFAIDHPTSILVLTGIIILLGLRSYITVPKESAPEIVIPILVVNTIYPGVAPGDIETLITRPLEEELNTITDVDEISSVSVEGYSSITVEFVAGADMDEALQKVRERVDLAKSKLPSAAEDPRIFEINLAEFPIMQVNISGDYSLVRLREVAENLQDDLKQIPSVLEVTLSGGLEREVQVDVDLTKLKYYDLSFDDVINAIRDENVTTPGGAIDVGAMKYLVRVPGEFTATEAIADLVVMTRRGRPIYVRDLATVDFGFKERDSYARLDRSPVVSLAVSKRSGENIIKTVELVRQIILQAEPDFPPGTRVKITSDQSEDVKDMVNNLENSIISGLILVVAVLLFFLGVRTAAFVGLAIPLSMLLSFSIIQLAGFTMNFVVLFSLILVLGMLVDNAIVVVENTYRFREQGYDKVTAAKLAPGEVAMPIIASTATTVAAFLPLAFWPGIVGEFMKFLPITLIITLSSSLFVGLVIVPTLCSLWLEPEGARTTKLTRSMRMALWGAAALALLLGLLTNWLTTLLLTGTAGVFYLLNHYLLHPVGHWFMTRSMPAILKIYERGLRWALGHRIIMLANAVLALILVMVVFGKFNAGVEFFPENIPPFSAYVQVEAPLGTNLDRTNHIAVRIEEELQRLPGQADYQSLVGTVGSSLSGGFGARGGTHMATIAVQFVDIQDRAYDSFQSLEDMRAMLDDRLAGAKFSVEEPGFGPPTGAPVNIEISGEDSDVLKRLGDRVVAHLERSTLFAKLDGLESDMADARPELVIEVDRVKAALYGLNTGDVGYTIRSAINGTEASKYRDGEDEYDIMVRLAKPYRDDLNTLSDLSVVNDEGQQIPLSSIATWRVGLGSGDVNRKNLERVVTVSSDVRPGYNENAVLGEVRQQLADFEASLPAGYQLRYTGQQEDQQESEEFLGGAFLMALLLIALILISQFDSVFKPIIILSCVLLSTIGVFIGLLILRMPFSVIMTGLGVISLAGIVVNNAIVLIDYVNTLRRRDGMGQLESLVTGGITRFRPVILTAITTVLGLVPLAIGLNFDFFGLYSRLEPELYWGGEQSAWWGPMAIAVIAGLTFATFLTLVLVPVMVSTLDELQAFFRRHFIRGDEEPGAVQELAAPGMARSSPS